Proteins encoded by one window of Lathyrus oleraceus cultivar Zhongwan6 chromosome 1, CAAS_Psat_ZW6_1.0, whole genome shotgun sequence:
- the LOC127131295 gene encoding protein COFACTOR ASSEMBLY OF COMPLEX C SUBUNIT B CCB2, chloroplastic isoform X3, producing the protein MDRIRWFVLMLLKRMLLDPDLCSAISAELLRTEVLGLSLASFSILLPYLGKFLKGAQQVDQTTLPDGTQQIFVMSADIADGLKEDLAWTSYILLRNTNAIAALILIQGEICARGYWNEIDDSSKEILLGQFRNKIENAGLNNLKETLYFPQDADSEFQDLLPKGARSLLVQPILQVSMESATDSQKPAGFILLVSTTRYAFSIKDRAWIAAVANKLRDRSRNENIKKSVG; encoded by the exons ATGGATCGGATCCGGTGGTTTGTCTTGATGTTGTTGAAGAGGATGTTGCTAGATCCAGATCTGTGTTCTGCGATCAGTGCCGAGTTGTTG AGAACAGAGGTTTTGGGTCTGTCTTTGGCTTCCTTCTCAATTCTGCTGCCTTACCTTGGTAAATTTCTCAAG GGTGCTCAACAAGTGGATCAAACAACTCTACCAGATGGAACACAACAAATATTTGTCATGTCAGCCGATATAGCGGATGGTCTGAAGGAAGACCTAGCTTGGACGTCATATATTTTGCTGCGTAATACAAATGCCATAGCTGCG CTCATTTTGATTCAAGGAGAAATATGTGCAAGGGGCTACTGGAACGAAATCGATGATTCATCAAAAGAAATTCTTCTTGGACAGTTTAGAAACAAAATTGAAAATGCTGGCCTCAACAATTTGAAGGAGACCCTATATTTTCCACAAGATGCAG ATTCTGAATTTCAGGATCTTCTACCTAAAGGGGCTCGCTCTCTTCTGGTGCAGCCAATATTACAAGTTTCTATGGAGAGTGCTACTGATTCGCAAAAACCGGCGGGATTTATTCTGCTGGTCTCGACCACGAGATATGCATTTAGCATTAAAGACAGAGCCTGGATTGCAGCTGTTGCCAACAAGCTTAGAG ACAGGAGTAGAAATGAAAATATTAAAAAGAGTGTTGGGTAG
- the LOC127131295 gene encoding protein COFACTOR ASSEMBLY OF COMPLEX C SUBUNIT B CCB2, chloroplastic isoform X1, whose translation MNSITILSLKPCIPPNKLLFPKTFSTKSTTILRANLQPPNSTNTTSQQQQQQQLNLSVLRFTLGIPGFDESYLPRWIGYAFGSLLILNHFLGSDSSTITPPQLRTEVLGLSLASFSILLPYLGKFLKGAQQVDQTTLPDGTQQIFVMSADIADGLKEDLAWTSYILLRNTNAIAALILIQGEICARGYWNEIDDSSKEILLGQFRNKIENAGLNNLKETLYFPQDADSEFQDLLPKGARSLLVQPILQVSMESATDSQKPAGFILLVSTTRYAFSIKDRAWIAAVANKLRDRSRNENIKKSVG comes from the exons ATGAACAGCATAACCATTCTATCATTGAAACCCTGTATTCCTCCTAACAAACTTCTTTTCCCCAAAACTTTCTCCACAAAATCAACAACAATACTTCGTGCAAATCTTCAGCCACCCAATTCCACCAACACAACatcccaacaacaacaacaacaacagctCAATCTATCCGTTCTTCGCTTCACATTAGGAATACCTGGGTTTGATGAATCTTACTTGCCTAGATGGATTGGTTACGCTTTTGGTTCTCTTCTCATCTTAAATCACTTCCTTGGTTCTGATTCTTCCACCATTACACCACCTCAGCTT AGAACAGAGGTTTTGGGTCTGTCTTTGGCTTCCTTCTCAATTCTGCTGCCTTACCTTGGTAAATTTCTCAAG GGTGCTCAACAAGTGGATCAAACAACTCTACCAGATGGAACACAACAAATATTTGTCATGTCAGCCGATATAGCGGATGGTCTGAAGGAAGACCTAGCTTGGACGTCATATATTTTGCTGCGTAATACAAATGCCATAGCTGCG CTCATTTTGATTCAAGGAGAAATATGTGCAAGGGGCTACTGGAACGAAATCGATGATTCATCAAAAGAAATTCTTCTTGGACAGTTTAGAAACAAAATTGAAAATGCTGGCCTCAACAATTTGAAGGAGACCCTATATTTTCCACAAGATGCAG ATTCTGAATTTCAGGATCTTCTACCTAAAGGGGCTCGCTCTCTTCTGGTGCAGCCAATATTACAAGTTTCTATGGAGAGTGCTACTGATTCGCAAAAACCGGCGGGATTTATTCTGCTGGTCTCGACCACGAGATATGCATTTAGCATTAAAGACAGAGCCTGGATTGCAGCTGTTGCCAACAAGCTTAGAG ACAGGAGTAGAAATGAAAATATTAAAAAGAGTGTTGGGTAG
- the LOC127131295 gene encoding protein COFACTOR ASSEMBLY OF COMPLEX C SUBUNIT B CCB2, chloroplastic isoform X2: MNSITILSLKPCIPPNKLLFPKTFSTKSTTILRANLQPPNSTNTTSQQQQQQQLNLSVLRFTLGIPGFDESYLPRWIGYAFGSLLILNHFLGSDSSTITPPQLRTEVLGLSLASFSILLPYLGKFLKGAQQVDQTTLPDGTQQIFVMSADIADGLKEDLAWTSYILLRNTNAIAALILIQGEICARGYWNEIDDSSKEILLGQFRNKIENAGLNNLKETLYFPQDADSEFQDLLPKGARSLLVQPILQVSMESATDSQKPAGFILLVSTTRYAFSIKDRAWIAAVANKLRGNLK, encoded by the exons ATGAACAGCATAACCATTCTATCATTGAAACCCTGTATTCCTCCTAACAAACTTCTTTTCCCCAAAACTTTCTCCACAAAATCAACAACAATACTTCGTGCAAATCTTCAGCCACCCAATTCCACCAACACAACatcccaacaacaacaacaacaacagctCAATCTATCCGTTCTTCGCTTCACATTAGGAATACCTGGGTTTGATGAATCTTACTTGCCTAGATGGATTGGTTACGCTTTTGGTTCTCTTCTCATCTTAAATCACTTCCTTGGTTCTGATTCTTCCACCATTACACCACCTCAGCTT AGAACAGAGGTTTTGGGTCTGTCTTTGGCTTCCTTCTCAATTCTGCTGCCTTACCTTGGTAAATTTCTCAAG GGTGCTCAACAAGTGGATCAAACAACTCTACCAGATGGAACACAACAAATATTTGTCATGTCAGCCGATATAGCGGATGGTCTGAAGGAAGACCTAGCTTGGACGTCATATATTTTGCTGCGTAATACAAATGCCATAGCTGCG CTCATTTTGATTCAAGGAGAAATATGTGCAAGGGGCTACTGGAACGAAATCGATGATTCATCAAAAGAAATTCTTCTTGGACAGTTTAGAAACAAAATTGAAAATGCTGGCCTCAACAATTTGAAGGAGACCCTATATTTTCCACAAGATGCAG ATTCTGAATTTCAGGATCTTCTACCTAAAGGGGCTCGCTCTCTTCTGGTGCAGCCAATATTACAAGTTTCTATGGAGAGTGCTACTGATTCGCAAAAACCGGCGGGATTTATTCTGCTGGTCTCGACCACGAGATATGCATTTAGCATTAAAGACAGAGCCTGGATTGCAGCTGTTGCCAACAAGCTTAGAG GTAACTTGAAGTGA
- the LOC127131284 gene encoding PHD finger protein At1g33420 isoform X1 yields MKKTLNADFQNFPPSEGNFSGASFRTNVRSFLTNHAQLPPPSALFPHLLTWQIMFRIGGDLTATEDGSDPVVCLDVVEEDVARSRSVFCDQCRVVGWSGHPVCGKRYHFIIKADGSSIGGYHKPCMCCGDILHLSESKCKSCNHVTSTDDVEDWVYQQLESTTHLLHGVVHANGYGHLLRVNGREGGSRFLSGSHIMDFWDRLCKTLGVRKVSVMDVSKKYGLEYRLIHSITRGHPWYGEWGYQFGSGSYGLTQEAYRTAVESVSDLPLSIFLSQGQKPHSCMQGIISHYQSLSEHQLVNIRDLFCLLMGFIRDSIKTSLTVESITGKKRCFNATGVSCSWGESDTVRVEEAILRVLRAVSRSNWVSWRALRGSVYKVASAELLDYCLGELGGKVVLGSMVVNTRCNPETGAFECRLEAANTSCDGKTSNNYSSGSKCPSKENLLYDLRYLYGYLLNSQMMQSYFPKETRAPVMSSVQKLLNCKQLVKDYSPDMLPTANLYKIRLSCQVELADESENPTIPPELVILPINATVSDLKIEAANVFQDVYLMFRRSVVDELVGYCSLDDSTQVKLLLGSTETVCVRGRCIGKNGLSKYRMERGIERWTVECSCGAKDDDGERMLACDKCGVWRHTICSDIHDTQPVPTHFICLKCQNSDLKPKSIVNCKDETLINITGSSSSCFGKGLPVPSDVH; encoded by the exons ATGAAGAAGACATTAAACGCCGATTTCCAAAACTTTCCACCGTCGGAAGGCAACTTCTCCGGCGCATCCTTCCGGACGAATGTACGTTCCTTCCTGACGAACCACGCGCAACTCCCCCCACCATCGGCATTGTTTCCTCACTTGCTGACGTGGCAGATCATGTTCCGGATCGGTGGGGACTTGACTGCGACGGAGGATGGATCGGATCCGGTGGTTTGTCTTGATGTTGTTGAAGAGGATGTTGCTAGATCCAGATCTGTGTTCTGCGATCAGTGCCGAGTTGTTG GTTGGAGTGGACACCCGGTGTGCGGGAAACGGTACCATTTTATCATAAAGGCTGATGGGAGCTCTATTGGTGGGTATCACAAGCCATGCATGTGCTGTGGAGATATCTTGCATTTGTCAGAATCCAA GTGCAAGTCTTGCAACCATGTGACAAGCACAGATGATGTTGAAGATTGGGTGTACCAACAATTGGAGAGCACTACTCATCTTTTACACGGTGTGGTTCATGCCAATGGTTATGGGCACCTTCTTCGTGTTAATGGCAGAGAAGGAGGCTCTAGATTTCTTTCTGGCTCCCATATCATGGACTTCTGGGATCGGCTCTGCAAGACACTTGGAGTCAG AAAAGTTAGTGTGATGGATGTTTCAAAGAAATATGGACTCGAGTACCGTCTGATCCATTCCATCACAAGGGGACATCCCTGGTATGGCGAATGGGGCTATCAATTTGGCTCTGGTAGCTATGGTCTCACACAGGAAGCATATAGGACTGCTGTTGAAAGCGTTTCCGACTTGCCTTTGTCGATATTCCTCTCTCAGGGCCAGAAGCCCCACTCTTGTATGCAGGGAATCATCTCACACTATCAGTCTTTGTCGGAACATCAGCTTGTAAATATAAGAGACCTCTTCTGCCTTTTGATGGGTTTTATTCGTGATTCTATCAAGACTTCATTAACGGTTGAGAGCATCACTGGCAAGAAACGCTGCTTTAATGCCACAGGAGTTTCATGTTCCTGGGGGGAGAGTGACACGGTACGTGTTGAGGAAGCTATTCTCAGAGTGCTGCGTGCTGTGTCTCGGTCCAATTGGGTGAGCTGGCGTGCTCTTAGGGGTTCTGTCTATAAGGTGGCCTCTGCTGAACTGCTTGATTACTGCCTTGGAGAACTGGGTGGAAAAGTGGTCTTGGGTTCAATGGTTGTAAATACCCGGTGCAATCCCGAGACTGGAGCTTTTGAGTGCAG ACTTGAGGCTGCAAACACTTCTTGTGACGGAAAGACATCAAACAATTATTCTTCAGGCTCAAAGTGTCCATCTAAAGAAAACCTTCTATATGACTTGAGATATTTGTATGGATATTTGCTTAACTCTCAGATGATGCAGAGCTATTTTCCCAAGGAAACAAGGGCTCCTGTAATGAGCTCAGTCCAGAAACTTCTTAACTGTAAGCAGTTAGTAAAAGATTATAGCCCTGATATGTTGCCAACGGCCAATTTGTATAAAATACGCCTCTCATGTCAAGTGGAACTCGCGGACGAATCTGAAAACCCCACAATTCCACCAGAACTTGTTATCCTACCCATAAATGCAACAGTATCTGACCTTAAAATCGAAGCAGCAAATGTTTTTCAAGATGTATATCTCATGTTCAGAAGATCTGTAGTCGATGAGCTAGTTGGCTATTGCAGTCTAGATGATTCCACTCAGGTCAAGCTCTTGCTAGGATCAACAGAAACGGTTTGTGTCCGGGGAAGATGCATTGGGAAGAATGGATTGAGCAAGTACCGAATGGAACGTGGAATTGAGAGGTGGACTGTAGAATGCAGCTGTGGTGCCAAGGATGATGATGGGGAGAGAATGTTGGCTTGTGATAAATGTGGAGTGTGGCGGCATACTATATGTTCCGACATTCATGATACACAACCTGTTCCTACCCATTTCATTTGTCTAAAATGCCAAAACTCTGACTTGAAACCTAAATCAATTGTGAATTGCAAAGATGAAACTCTGATTAACATTACTGGTAGTAGTAGCAGTTGCTTTGGAAAGGGATTGCCAGTTCCATCTGATGTTCATTGA
- the LOC127131284 gene encoding PHD finger protein At1g33420 isoform X2, which yields MCKSCNHVTSTDDVEDWVYQQLESTTHLLHGVVHANGYGHLLRVNGREGGSRFLSGSHIMDFWDRLCKTLGVRKVSVMDVSKKYGLEYRLIHSITRGHPWYGEWGYQFGSGSYGLTQEAYRTAVESVSDLPLSIFLSQGQKPHSCMQGIISHYQSLSEHQLVNIRDLFCLLMGFIRDSIKTSLTVESITGKKRCFNATGVSCSWGESDTVRVEEAILRVLRAVSRSNWVSWRALRGSVYKVASAELLDYCLGELGGKVVLGSMVVNTRCNPETGAFECRLEAANTSCDGKTSNNYSSGSKCPSKENLLYDLRYLYGYLLNSQMMQSYFPKETRAPVMSSVQKLLNCKQLVKDYSPDMLPTANLYKIRLSCQVELADESENPTIPPELVILPINATVSDLKIEAANVFQDVYLMFRRSVVDELVGYCSLDDSTQVKLLLGSTETVCVRGRCIGKNGLSKYRMERGIERWTVECSCGAKDDDGERMLACDKCGVWRHTICSDIHDTQPVPTHFICLKCQNSDLKPKSIVNCKDETLINITGSSSSCFGKGLPVPSDVH from the exons AT GTGCAAGTCTTGCAACCATGTGACAAGCACAGATGATGTTGAAGATTGGGTGTACCAACAATTGGAGAGCACTACTCATCTTTTACACGGTGTGGTTCATGCCAATGGTTATGGGCACCTTCTTCGTGTTAATGGCAGAGAAGGAGGCTCTAGATTTCTTTCTGGCTCCCATATCATGGACTTCTGGGATCGGCTCTGCAAGACACTTGGAGTCAG AAAAGTTAGTGTGATGGATGTTTCAAAGAAATATGGACTCGAGTACCGTCTGATCCATTCCATCACAAGGGGACATCCCTGGTATGGCGAATGGGGCTATCAATTTGGCTCTGGTAGCTATGGTCTCACACAGGAAGCATATAGGACTGCTGTTGAAAGCGTTTCCGACTTGCCTTTGTCGATATTCCTCTCTCAGGGCCAGAAGCCCCACTCTTGTATGCAGGGAATCATCTCACACTATCAGTCTTTGTCGGAACATCAGCTTGTAAATATAAGAGACCTCTTCTGCCTTTTGATGGGTTTTATTCGTGATTCTATCAAGACTTCATTAACGGTTGAGAGCATCACTGGCAAGAAACGCTGCTTTAATGCCACAGGAGTTTCATGTTCCTGGGGGGAGAGTGACACGGTACGTGTTGAGGAAGCTATTCTCAGAGTGCTGCGTGCTGTGTCTCGGTCCAATTGGGTGAGCTGGCGTGCTCTTAGGGGTTCTGTCTATAAGGTGGCCTCTGCTGAACTGCTTGATTACTGCCTTGGAGAACTGGGTGGAAAAGTGGTCTTGGGTTCAATGGTTGTAAATACCCGGTGCAATCCCGAGACTGGAGCTTTTGAGTGCAG ACTTGAGGCTGCAAACACTTCTTGTGACGGAAAGACATCAAACAATTATTCTTCAGGCTCAAAGTGTCCATCTAAAGAAAACCTTCTATATGACTTGAGATATTTGTATGGATATTTGCTTAACTCTCAGATGATGCAGAGCTATTTTCCCAAGGAAACAAGGGCTCCTGTAATGAGCTCAGTCCAGAAACTTCTTAACTGTAAGCAGTTAGTAAAAGATTATAGCCCTGATATGTTGCCAACGGCCAATTTGTATAAAATACGCCTCTCATGTCAAGTGGAACTCGCGGACGAATCTGAAAACCCCACAATTCCACCAGAACTTGTTATCCTACCCATAAATGCAACAGTATCTGACCTTAAAATCGAAGCAGCAAATGTTTTTCAAGATGTATATCTCATGTTCAGAAGATCTGTAGTCGATGAGCTAGTTGGCTATTGCAGTCTAGATGATTCCACTCAGGTCAAGCTCTTGCTAGGATCAACAGAAACGGTTTGTGTCCGGGGAAGATGCATTGGGAAGAATGGATTGAGCAAGTACCGAATGGAACGTGGAATTGAGAGGTGGACTGTAGAATGCAGCTGTGGTGCCAAGGATGATGATGGGGAGAGAATGTTGGCTTGTGATAAATGTGGAGTGTGGCGGCATACTATATGTTCCGACATTCATGATACACAACCTGTTCCTACCCATTTCATTTGTCTAAAATGCCAAAACTCTGACTTGAAACCTAAATCAATTGTGAATTGCAAAGATGAAACTCTGATTAACATTACTGGTAGTAGTAGCAGTTGCTTTGGAAAGGGATTGCCAGTTCCATCTGATGTTCATTGA